A genomic region of Nostoc sp. UHCC 0702 contains the following coding sequences:
- a CDS encoding type II toxin-antitoxin system HicB family antitoxin, with protein MINASQREFYVIIERDEDGYYLGEVPQLKACYSQGETIDELIANIKEVIELSL; from the coding sequence ATGATCAATGCTAGCCAACGCGAATTTTACGTCATCATTGAACGAGATGAAGATGGTTATTATCTTGGAGAAGTTCCTCAGCTAAAAGCTTGTTACAGCCAAGGAGAAACAATTGATGAATTGATAGCGAATATCAAAGAAGTAATTGAACTTTCTTTGTAA
- a CDS encoding ABC transporter ATP-binding protein, with amino-acid sequence MAKVRLEDIKRRFNNVTAIEDITFEIPDGEFWVLVGPSGCGKSTILRTIAGLETATSGKLFIGEQLVNNVPARQRDVAMVFQNYALYPHMTVAQNIAFGLQMRKVDQRIIQERVVNVARSLSLEHLLDRKPKQLSGGQQQRVALGRAIAREPQVFLLDEPLSNLDAQLRDDTRAELKQLHHQLGITTIYVTHDQVEAMTLADKIVVLNRGRIQQIGDPQSIYAHPANQMVATFLGSPPMNILPASYKNNGFDVDGQLLAIPPDVAKYLRLPQGQSVDLGIRPENIYLNTDREQGEEELGELVVEVKVVEPLGRETLIRTALPDSSVLVNVQVGGDVRLRPGDRLSLQLDLNQLFVFDTVTGNRLYPQTNN; translated from the coding sequence ATGGCTAAAGTTCGTCTAGAAGATATTAAACGTCGGTTTAACAATGTCACGGCCATTGAGGATATTACCTTTGAAATCCCCGATGGTGAGTTTTGGGTTTTGGTCGGCCCTTCCGGTTGTGGTAAATCGACAATTTTACGCACGATCGCTGGTTTAGAAACTGCCACCTCTGGCAAACTCTTTATTGGTGAACAATTAGTAAACAATGTGCCAGCAAGGCAAAGGGATGTGGCGATGGTGTTCCAAAACTACGCCCTTTATCCCCACATGACCGTGGCGCAAAACATTGCTTTTGGTTTGCAGATGCGGAAAGTTGACCAAAGAATCATTCAAGAACGAGTAGTGAATGTGGCGCGATCGCTTTCTCTAGAACACCTATTGGATCGCAAACCCAAACAACTTTCTGGAGGACAGCAACAACGTGTAGCATTAGGAAGAGCGATCGCCCGCGAACCACAAGTGTTTTTATTAGATGAACCTTTGTCTAATTTAGATGCCCAATTGCGGGATGATACTAGGGCAGAACTGAAACAACTACATCATCAATTAGGCATTACAACTATTTATGTCACCCACGATCAAGTGGAAGCGATGACTTTAGCTGATAAAATTGTGGTGCTAAATCGAGGACGGATTCAACAGATCGGTGATCCTCAAAGTATTTATGCACATCCTGCTAATCAAATGGTAGCTACTTTTTTAGGTAGTCCACCAATGAATATCTTGCCTGCAAGTTATAAGAATAATGGTTTTGATGTTGATGGGCAGTTATTAGCAATTCCACCAGATGTAGCAAAGTATCTGCGTTTGCCGCAGGGACAAAGTGTTGATTTGGGCATTAGGCCAGAAAACATTTATCTTAACACAGACAGAGAACAGGGTGAGGAAGAATTAGGAGAGTTGGTGGTTGAGGTGAAGGTAGTAGAACCTTTAGGGAGGGAAACTTTGATTCGTACTGCTTTACCTGATTCTTCAGTGCTGGTGAATGTTCAAGTGGGTGGCGACGTGCGTCTGCGTCCAGGCGATCGCCTTTCTCTCCAACTTGATTTAAATCAACTGTTTGTATTTGATACTGTCACCGGGAATAGGTTGTATCCGCAGACGAATAATTAG
- a CDS encoding lipase family protein, giving the protein MTVALPKIKKGFNYDEALLLSNFAKQVYDIFLYDDGSIDDSELKDIYNTLNRNLGWQLVYTVRNDQTNVRGFILKKIGVHQYAVVFRGTIITDRGLFEFTDVISDFSNEFISYGSTTDARIKVSKGFFEAFESVAVEIRLFFKTVLGRLTIKDFLQIKELKPLRQFAAVQALADAGAIRLGTEFEEEVKKLIYDAIVDGEIGNNEEMEKILEYKREKLLALEALGEPIEVYVTGHSLGGTLAQLAALDLRRQFGSSLETGFTIKVYTIGATKLGNKNFADYYNQQIPKGFVYRIENLLDPVPQVPFSPPFPLSIFASGGLRLGNFYLANTVPVGEVHTVIGLGSQSVSLGFGAALEFGGGVPFPHSYDTYITLLQEDRQRWSEILKPVETVLRPFFEDIIREQFEQYIVQSQAAANQAAKE; this is encoded by the coding sequence ATGACTGTTGCATTACCAAAAATCAAAAAAGGTTTCAACTACGATGAAGCCTTACTATTGTCTAACTTTGCCAAGCAAGTTTATGACATTTTCCTATATGACGATGGCAGTATCGACGACTCAGAACTTAAAGACATCTACAACACTCTCAATCGCAATCTAGGCTGGCAACTGGTTTATACTGTCCGCAACGACCAAACAAACGTCCGGGGATTTATCCTCAAAAAAATCGGAGTACATCAGTATGCAGTGGTTTTCCGAGGAACAATAATAACTGACCGAGGACTGTTTGAATTTACAGATGTCATTTCAGACTTTAGTAATGAATTTATTAGCTATGGTTCAACGACAGATGCCAGAATTAAAGTATCCAAGGGATTTTTTGAAGCATTTGAATCAGTTGCAGTTGAAATCAGACTCTTCTTTAAGACTGTATTAGGTCGGCTGACTATTAAAGATTTTCTCCAAATTAAGGAGTTAAAACCTCTCAGGCAATTTGCAGCTGTTCAAGCATTAGCTGATGCCGGAGCAATTCGATTGGGAACGGAATTTGAAGAGGAAGTCAAAAAATTAATTTACGATGCCATTGTCGATGGAGAGATTGGCAACAACGAAGAAATGGAAAAAATTTTAGAGTATAAAAGGGAGAAATTATTAGCTCTAGAAGCCTTGGGAGAACCTATAGAAGTTTATGTGACTGGTCATAGCTTAGGAGGAACATTAGCTCAACTGGCTGCCCTCGATTTACGCCGTCAATTTGGTTCTTCATTAGAGACAGGTTTCACTATCAAGGTTTATACCATAGGCGCTACAAAACTTGGGAATAAAAACTTTGCCGACTATTACAATCAACAAATTCCTAAAGGATTTGTCTATCGGATAGAAAACTTACTCGACCCAGTACCTCAAGTTCCATTTTCACCTCCCTTTCCCCTTAGTATTTTTGCTTCAGGTGGACTGCGGTTGGGAAATTTTTACTTAGCGAATACTGTTCCTGTAGGTGAAGTACATACAGTGATTGGACTAGGTTCTCAAAGCGTTTCTTTGGGTTTTGGTGCTGCTTTAGAATTTGGTGGTGGCGTTCCTTTTCCTCACAGTTACGATACTTACATAACGCTGCTACAAGAAGACCGCCAGCGGTGGAGCGAAATACTAAAACCAGTTGAGACTGTGCTGCGTCCTTTCTTTGAAGACATCATTCGAGAGCAGTTTGAACAATACATTGTCCAGTCTCAAGCTGCTGCAAATCAAGCTGCGAAAGAATAA